One window of Rhinolophus ferrumequinum isolate MPI-CBG mRhiFer1 chromosome 26, mRhiFer1_v1.p, whole genome shotgun sequence genomic DNA carries:
- the KEL gene encoding kell blood group glycoprotein isoform X1, translating to MGALWSQERPPEEGQPTERSRWQAMARQLLTTVLFLSVLLGSCVLFIYIFWSCRPRTCDTPVCRRLLDHYLKSGNISVAPCTDFFSFACGKAKGTLAEEIKRQLQRILESSGSWHPGSEEEKAFQFYSSCMDTDAIEAEGAGPLRHIIEELGGWQISGNWTSLDFNRTLRLLMSQYGHFPFFRAYLSPHPSPPHQLVIQIDQPKFDIPLGQELEQKNYAQILREYLTYLNCLGKLLGGNPSKVQEHAYLSISITSQLSRFLRPPGQQRTQGKLFQMVTIDQLQEMAPAIDWLSCLQATFTPMSLSPSQLVVVHDLDYLQNMSKVLEKQLLEHRDFLQSHMIFGLVEALSPALDSKFQEARRLLNQKVRELTEQPPMPTRPRWMECVEETDAAFKPTLAAVFVRETFSPSTQSAAMELFTAIKDALITHLRRLPWIDEETQKKAQDKVTQVQVTMGAPEWALKPALARQEYNDTHLRPSYLQSFLSSVRSRQARIIQSSFQPSPHHRWKVSPWEVSAHYSSSDHMVAFPAGLLLPPFFHPGYPRAVNFGAAGSIMVHELLRIFSQLLLPGCCQACDNRAVLQCLENHYAAFPLPHGISFNGSRTFQENVADMGSLAIALQAYKNRLLWHYGETTLPRLDLSPHQLFFLSYAQVMCREPSTQDSQDTHSPPSLRVHGPLSNTPAFARYFSCPRGTLLNPSRRCQLW from the exons ATGGGGGCTCTCTGGAGCCAGGAG AGACCTCCAGAAGAGGGACAGCCCACTGAGCGGAGCAGATGGCAGGCCATGGCCAGGCAGCTGCTCACCACTGTCCTGTTTTTAAGCGTGCTCCTTGGTTCTTGTGTGCTTTTTATCTACATCTTCTGGAGCTGTAGACCTC GCACCTGTGACACGCCTGTGTGTCGGCGTCTCCTGGACCATTACCTGAAATCTGGGAACATTAGTGTGGCCCCCTGCACCGACTTCTTCAGCTTTGCCTGCGGAAAGGCCAAAGGTACTCTTGCTGAGGAGATCAAGAGACAACTTCAGAGAATACTGG AATCCTCAGGATCCTGGCACCCAGGATCTGAGGAGGAGAAAGCCTTCCAATTCTACAGCTCCTGCATGGACACGGATGCCATTGAAGCTGAAGGGGCTGGTCCCCTCAGACATATTATTGAGGAG ctTGGAGGTTGGCAAATATCCGGTAATTGGACTTCCTTAGATTTTAACCGAACTCTGAGACTTCTGATGAGTCAATATGGTCACTTCCCATTCTTCAGAGCTTACCTGAGCCCTCATCCCAGCCCTCCACACCAGCTAgtcatccag ATAGACCAGCCAAAGTTTGACATTCCCCTCGGGCAAGAGCTGGAACAGAAGAACTATGCCCAG ATCCTACGGGAATACCTGACTTACCTGAATTGCCTGGGAAAGTTGCTGGGAGGAAATCCAAGCAAGGTGCAAGAACATGCCTACTTGTCCATCTCCATTACCTCACAGCTGTCCCGGTTTCTGAGGCCCCCAGGCCAGCAGCGGACCCAGGGAAAGCTCTTCCAGATGGTCACTATTGACCAACTGCAG GAAATGGCCCCGGCCATCGACTGGTTGTCCTGCCTACAAGCGACATTCACACCGATGTCCCTGAGCCCTTCCCAGCTAGTTGTGGTCCATGACCTGGATTATTTGCAAAACATGTCGAAAGTGTTGGAAAAACAGCTGTTGGAACACAG GGACTTTCTGCAGAGCCACATGATCTTTGGGCTGGTGGAGGCCCTTTCTCCAGCCTTGGACAGTAAATTCCAGGAAGCACGCAGGTTGCTAAACCAGAAAGTGCGGGAGCTGACAGAACAACCACCCATG CCCACCCGCCCTCGATGGATGGAGTGCGTGGAGGAGACGGACGCTGCCTTCAAGCCTACCCTGGCAGCCGTGTTTGTTCGTGAGACCTTCAGCCCGAGCACCCAAAGTGCT GCCATGGAATTATTCACTGCTATCAAGGATGCCCTCATCACTCACCTCAGAAGACTTCCCTGGATAGATGAGGAGACCCAGAAAAAGGCCCAAGACAAA GTCACCCAAGTGCAAGTGACGATGGGGGCCCCAGAATGGGCCCTGAAGCCAGCGCTGGCCAGACAGGAATACAATGAC ACTCACCTCAGACCCAGCTACCTGCAGTCCTTCCTGAGCAGTGTCCGATCCCGTCAAGCTAGAATTATCCAGAGCTCCTTCCAGCCTTCCCCTCACCACAG GTGGAAGGTATCCCCCTGGGAGGTCAGCGCCCACTATTCATCCTCTGACCATATGGTGGCCTTCCCAGCAGGACTCCTCCTACCCCCATTCTTCCACCCCGGCTACCCCAG GGCCGTGAACTTTGGCGCTGCTGGCAGCATCATGGTCCACGAGCTGTTACGCATCTTCTCCCAGCTCT TACTCCCTGGGTGCTGCCAGGCCTGTGACAACCGTGCTGTACTGCAGTGCCTGGAGAATCACTATGCTGCCTTCCCCTTACCTCACGGAATCTCCTTCAATGGCTCCCGCACCTTCCAGGAGAATGTCGCAGACATGGGGAGTCTGGCCATCGCACTGCAG GCATACAAGAACAGGCTCTTATGGCACTATGGCGAGACTACCCTGCCCCGTCTGGACCTCAGCCCCCACCAACTCTTCTTCTTAAGCTATGCCCAG GTGATGTGTAGGGAGCCCAGCACACAGGATTCTCAAGACACTCACAGCCCCCCCTCCCTTCGAGTCCATGGGCCCCTCAGCAACACCCCAGCCTTCGCCAGATATTTCTCCTGTCCACGTGGCACCCTCCTGAACCCCTCCCGCCGCTGCCAGCTCTGGTAA
- the KEL gene encoding kell blood group glycoprotein isoform X3 — protein sequence MGALWSQERPPEEGQPTERSRWQAMARQLLTTVLFLSVLLGSCVLFIYIFWSCRPRTCDTPVCRRLLDHYLKSGNISVAPCTDFFSFACGKAKGTLAEEIKRQLQRILESSGSWHPGSEEEKAFQFYSSCMDTDAIEAEGAGPLRHIIEELGGWQISGNWTSLDFNRTLRLLMSQYGHFPFFRAYLSPHPSPPHQLVIQLSRFLRPPGQQRTQGKLFQMVTIDQLQEMAPAIDWLSCLQATFTPMSLSPSQLVVVHDLDYLQNMSKVLEKQLLEHRDFLQSHMIFGLVEALSPALDSKFQEARRLLNQKVRELTEQPPMPTRPRWMECVEETDAAFKPTLAAVFVRETFSPSTQSAAMELFTAIKDALITHLRRLPWIDEETQKKAQDKVTQVQVTMGAPEWALKPALARQEYNDTHLRPSYLQSFLSSVRSRQARIIQSSFQPSPHHRWKVSPWEVSAHYSSSDHMVAFPAGLLLPPFFHPGYPRAVNFGAAGSIMVHELLRIFSQLLLPGCCQACDNRAVLQCLENHYAAFPLPHGISFNGSRTFQENVADMGSLAIALQAYKNRLLWHYGETTLPRLDLSPHQLFFLSYAQVMCREPSTQDSQDTHSPPSLRVHGPLSNTPAFARYFSCPRGTLLNPSRRCQLW from the exons ATGGGGGCTCTCTGGAGCCAGGAG AGACCTCCAGAAGAGGGACAGCCCACTGAGCGGAGCAGATGGCAGGCCATGGCCAGGCAGCTGCTCACCACTGTCCTGTTTTTAAGCGTGCTCCTTGGTTCTTGTGTGCTTTTTATCTACATCTTCTGGAGCTGTAGACCTC GCACCTGTGACACGCCTGTGTGTCGGCGTCTCCTGGACCATTACCTGAAATCTGGGAACATTAGTGTGGCCCCCTGCACCGACTTCTTCAGCTTTGCCTGCGGAAAGGCCAAAGGTACTCTTGCTGAGGAGATCAAGAGACAACTTCAGAGAATACTGG AATCCTCAGGATCCTGGCACCCAGGATCTGAGGAGGAGAAAGCCTTCCAATTCTACAGCTCCTGCATGGACACGGATGCCATTGAAGCTGAAGGGGCTGGTCCCCTCAGACATATTATTGAGGAG ctTGGAGGTTGGCAAATATCCGGTAATTGGACTTCCTTAGATTTTAACCGAACTCTGAGACTTCTGATGAGTCAATATGGTCACTTCCCATTCTTCAGAGCTTACCTGAGCCCTCATCCCAGCCCTCCACACCAGCTAgtcatccag CTGTCCCGGTTTCTGAGGCCCCCAGGCCAGCAGCGGACCCAGGGAAAGCTCTTCCAGATGGTCACTATTGACCAACTGCAG GAAATGGCCCCGGCCATCGACTGGTTGTCCTGCCTACAAGCGACATTCACACCGATGTCCCTGAGCCCTTCCCAGCTAGTTGTGGTCCATGACCTGGATTATTTGCAAAACATGTCGAAAGTGTTGGAAAAACAGCTGTTGGAACACAG GGACTTTCTGCAGAGCCACATGATCTTTGGGCTGGTGGAGGCCCTTTCTCCAGCCTTGGACAGTAAATTCCAGGAAGCACGCAGGTTGCTAAACCAGAAAGTGCGGGAGCTGACAGAACAACCACCCATG CCCACCCGCCCTCGATGGATGGAGTGCGTGGAGGAGACGGACGCTGCCTTCAAGCCTACCCTGGCAGCCGTGTTTGTTCGTGAGACCTTCAGCCCGAGCACCCAAAGTGCT GCCATGGAATTATTCACTGCTATCAAGGATGCCCTCATCACTCACCTCAGAAGACTTCCCTGGATAGATGAGGAGACCCAGAAAAAGGCCCAAGACAAA GTCACCCAAGTGCAAGTGACGATGGGGGCCCCAGAATGGGCCCTGAAGCCAGCGCTGGCCAGACAGGAATACAATGAC ACTCACCTCAGACCCAGCTACCTGCAGTCCTTCCTGAGCAGTGTCCGATCCCGTCAAGCTAGAATTATCCAGAGCTCCTTCCAGCCTTCCCCTCACCACAG GTGGAAGGTATCCCCCTGGGAGGTCAGCGCCCACTATTCATCCTCTGACCATATGGTGGCCTTCCCAGCAGGACTCCTCCTACCCCCATTCTTCCACCCCGGCTACCCCAG GGCCGTGAACTTTGGCGCTGCTGGCAGCATCATGGTCCACGAGCTGTTACGCATCTTCTCCCAGCTCT TACTCCCTGGGTGCTGCCAGGCCTGTGACAACCGTGCTGTACTGCAGTGCCTGGAGAATCACTATGCTGCCTTCCCCTTACCTCACGGAATCTCCTTCAATGGCTCCCGCACCTTCCAGGAGAATGTCGCAGACATGGGGAGTCTGGCCATCGCACTGCAG GCATACAAGAACAGGCTCTTATGGCACTATGGCGAGACTACCCTGCCCCGTCTGGACCTCAGCCCCCACCAACTCTTCTTCTTAAGCTATGCCCAG GTGATGTGTAGGGAGCCCAGCACACAGGATTCTCAAGACACTCACAGCCCCCCCTCCCTTCGAGTCCATGGGCCCCTCAGCAACACCCCAGCCTTCGCCAGATATTTCTCCTGTCCACGTGGCACCCTCCTGAACCCCTCCCGCCGCTGCCAGCTCTGGTAA
- the KEL gene encoding kell blood group glycoprotein isoform X2, with product MARQLLTTVLFLSVLLGSCVLFIYIFWSCRPRTCDTPVCRRLLDHYLKSGNISVAPCTDFFSFACGKAKGTLAEEIKRQLQRILESSGSWHPGSEEEKAFQFYSSCMDTDAIEAEGAGPLRHIIEELGGWQISGNWTSLDFNRTLRLLMSQYGHFPFFRAYLSPHPSPPHQLVIQIDQPKFDIPLGQELEQKNYAQILREYLTYLNCLGKLLGGNPSKVQEHAYLSISITSQLSRFLRPPGQQRTQGKLFQMVTIDQLQEMAPAIDWLSCLQATFTPMSLSPSQLVVVHDLDYLQNMSKVLEKQLLEHRDFLQSHMIFGLVEALSPALDSKFQEARRLLNQKVRELTEQPPMPTRPRWMECVEETDAAFKPTLAAVFVRETFSPSTQSAAMELFTAIKDALITHLRRLPWIDEETQKKAQDKVTQVQVTMGAPEWALKPALARQEYNDTHLRPSYLQSFLSSVRSRQARIIQSSFQPSPHHRWKVSPWEVSAHYSSSDHMVAFPAGLLLPPFFHPGYPRAVNFGAAGSIMVHELLRIFSQLLLPGCCQACDNRAVLQCLENHYAAFPLPHGISFNGSRTFQENVADMGSLAIALQAYKNRLLWHYGETTLPRLDLSPHQLFFLSYAQVMCREPSTQDSQDTHSPPSLRVHGPLSNTPAFARYFSCPRGTLLNPSRRCQLW from the exons ATGGCCAGGCAGCTGCTCACCACTGTCCTGTTTTTAAGCGTGCTCCTTGGTTCTTGTGTGCTTTTTATCTACATCTTCTGGAGCTGTAGACCTC GCACCTGTGACACGCCTGTGTGTCGGCGTCTCCTGGACCATTACCTGAAATCTGGGAACATTAGTGTGGCCCCCTGCACCGACTTCTTCAGCTTTGCCTGCGGAAAGGCCAAAGGTACTCTTGCTGAGGAGATCAAGAGACAACTTCAGAGAATACTGG AATCCTCAGGATCCTGGCACCCAGGATCTGAGGAGGAGAAAGCCTTCCAATTCTACAGCTCCTGCATGGACACGGATGCCATTGAAGCTGAAGGGGCTGGTCCCCTCAGACATATTATTGAGGAG ctTGGAGGTTGGCAAATATCCGGTAATTGGACTTCCTTAGATTTTAACCGAACTCTGAGACTTCTGATGAGTCAATATGGTCACTTCCCATTCTTCAGAGCTTACCTGAGCCCTCATCCCAGCCCTCCACACCAGCTAgtcatccag ATAGACCAGCCAAAGTTTGACATTCCCCTCGGGCAAGAGCTGGAACAGAAGAACTATGCCCAG ATCCTACGGGAATACCTGACTTACCTGAATTGCCTGGGAAAGTTGCTGGGAGGAAATCCAAGCAAGGTGCAAGAACATGCCTACTTGTCCATCTCCATTACCTCACAGCTGTCCCGGTTTCTGAGGCCCCCAGGCCAGCAGCGGACCCAGGGAAAGCTCTTCCAGATGGTCACTATTGACCAACTGCAG GAAATGGCCCCGGCCATCGACTGGTTGTCCTGCCTACAAGCGACATTCACACCGATGTCCCTGAGCCCTTCCCAGCTAGTTGTGGTCCATGACCTGGATTATTTGCAAAACATGTCGAAAGTGTTGGAAAAACAGCTGTTGGAACACAG GGACTTTCTGCAGAGCCACATGATCTTTGGGCTGGTGGAGGCCCTTTCTCCAGCCTTGGACAGTAAATTCCAGGAAGCACGCAGGTTGCTAAACCAGAAAGTGCGGGAGCTGACAGAACAACCACCCATG CCCACCCGCCCTCGATGGATGGAGTGCGTGGAGGAGACGGACGCTGCCTTCAAGCCTACCCTGGCAGCCGTGTTTGTTCGTGAGACCTTCAGCCCGAGCACCCAAAGTGCT GCCATGGAATTATTCACTGCTATCAAGGATGCCCTCATCACTCACCTCAGAAGACTTCCCTGGATAGATGAGGAGACCCAGAAAAAGGCCCAAGACAAA GTCACCCAAGTGCAAGTGACGATGGGGGCCCCAGAATGGGCCCTGAAGCCAGCGCTGGCCAGACAGGAATACAATGAC ACTCACCTCAGACCCAGCTACCTGCAGTCCTTCCTGAGCAGTGTCCGATCCCGTCAAGCTAGAATTATCCAGAGCTCCTTCCAGCCTTCCCCTCACCACAG GTGGAAGGTATCCCCCTGGGAGGTCAGCGCCCACTATTCATCCTCTGACCATATGGTGGCCTTCCCAGCAGGACTCCTCCTACCCCCATTCTTCCACCCCGGCTACCCCAG GGCCGTGAACTTTGGCGCTGCTGGCAGCATCATGGTCCACGAGCTGTTACGCATCTTCTCCCAGCTCT TACTCCCTGGGTGCTGCCAGGCCTGTGACAACCGTGCTGTACTGCAGTGCCTGGAGAATCACTATGCTGCCTTCCCCTTACCTCACGGAATCTCCTTCAATGGCTCCCGCACCTTCCAGGAGAATGTCGCAGACATGGGGAGTCTGGCCATCGCACTGCAG GCATACAAGAACAGGCTCTTATGGCACTATGGCGAGACTACCCTGCCCCGTCTGGACCTCAGCCCCCACCAACTCTTCTTCTTAAGCTATGCCCAG GTGATGTGTAGGGAGCCCAGCACACAGGATTCTCAAGACACTCACAGCCCCCCCTCCCTTCGAGTCCATGGGCCCCTCAGCAACACCCCAGCCTTCGCCAGATATTTCTCCTGTCCACGTGGCACCCTCCTGAACCCCTCCCGCCGCTGCCAGCTCTGGTAA
- the LLCFC1 gene encoding sperm-egg fusion protein LLCFC1 — protein MRKPMTSLGSQLCRAAFLAAILTLLQVKGVKPQEGNPGPSERSQKEKTPSIEQDPEQFEEHFVASSVGEMWQLVDMAQQEEKTSENAAIRNHLFDLAFCLTLAGIMVFL, from the exons ATGCGCAAGCCCATGACATCCCTGGGCTCCCAGCTCTGCAGGGCAGCTTTCCTGGCAGCCATCCTAACGCTGCTGCAGGTGAAGGGGGTGAAGCCCCAGGAAGGGAACCCAGGACCTAGTGAGAggagtcagaaagagaaaacacccTCTATAG AACAGGATCCAGAGCAGTTTGAAGAGCACTTCGTGGCTTCCTCAGTGGGTGAGATGTGGCAGCTGGTGGACATGGCCCAGCAGGAGGAAAAGACATCGGAGAACGCAGCCATTCGTAACCACCTATTTGATCTCGCCTTCTGCTTGACTCTGGCCGGCATCATGGTTTTTTTATGA
- the KEL gene encoding kell blood group glycoprotein isoform X4, with the protein MDTDAIEAEGAGPLRHIIEELGGWQISGNWTSLDFNRTLRLLMSQYGHFPFFRAYLSPHPSPPHQLVIQIDQPKFDIPLGQELEQKNYAQILREYLTYLNCLGKLLGGNPSKVQEHAYLSISITSQLSRFLRPPGQQRTQGKLFQMVTIDQLQEMAPAIDWLSCLQATFTPMSLSPSQLVVVHDLDYLQNMSKVLEKQLLEHRDFLQSHMIFGLVEALSPALDSKFQEARRLLNQKVRELTEQPPMPTRPRWMECVEETDAAFKPTLAAVFVRETFSPSTQSAAMELFTAIKDALITHLRRLPWIDEETQKKAQDKVTQVQVTMGAPEWALKPALARQEYNDTHLRPSYLQSFLSSVRSRQARIIQSSFQPSPHHRWKVSPWEVSAHYSSSDHMVAFPAGLLLPPFFHPGYPRAVNFGAAGSIMVHELLRIFSQLLLPGCCQACDNRAVLQCLENHYAAFPLPHGISFNGSRTFQENVADMGSLAIALQAYKNRLLWHYGETTLPRLDLSPHQLFFLSYAQVMCREPSTQDSQDTHSPPSLRVHGPLSNTPAFARYFSCPRGTLLNPSRRCQLW; encoded by the exons ATGGACACGGATGCCATTGAAGCTGAAGGGGCTGGTCCCCTCAGACATATTATTGAGGAG ctTGGAGGTTGGCAAATATCCGGTAATTGGACTTCCTTAGATTTTAACCGAACTCTGAGACTTCTGATGAGTCAATATGGTCACTTCCCATTCTTCAGAGCTTACCTGAGCCCTCATCCCAGCCCTCCACACCAGCTAgtcatccag ATAGACCAGCCAAAGTTTGACATTCCCCTCGGGCAAGAGCTGGAACAGAAGAACTATGCCCAG ATCCTACGGGAATACCTGACTTACCTGAATTGCCTGGGAAAGTTGCTGGGAGGAAATCCAAGCAAGGTGCAAGAACATGCCTACTTGTCCATCTCCATTACCTCACAGCTGTCCCGGTTTCTGAGGCCCCCAGGCCAGCAGCGGACCCAGGGAAAGCTCTTCCAGATGGTCACTATTGACCAACTGCAG GAAATGGCCCCGGCCATCGACTGGTTGTCCTGCCTACAAGCGACATTCACACCGATGTCCCTGAGCCCTTCCCAGCTAGTTGTGGTCCATGACCTGGATTATTTGCAAAACATGTCGAAAGTGTTGGAAAAACAGCTGTTGGAACACAG GGACTTTCTGCAGAGCCACATGATCTTTGGGCTGGTGGAGGCCCTTTCTCCAGCCTTGGACAGTAAATTCCAGGAAGCACGCAGGTTGCTAAACCAGAAAGTGCGGGAGCTGACAGAACAACCACCCATG CCCACCCGCCCTCGATGGATGGAGTGCGTGGAGGAGACGGACGCTGCCTTCAAGCCTACCCTGGCAGCCGTGTTTGTTCGTGAGACCTTCAGCCCGAGCACCCAAAGTGCT GCCATGGAATTATTCACTGCTATCAAGGATGCCCTCATCACTCACCTCAGAAGACTTCCCTGGATAGATGAGGAGACCCAGAAAAAGGCCCAAGACAAA GTCACCCAAGTGCAAGTGACGATGGGGGCCCCAGAATGGGCCCTGAAGCCAGCGCTGGCCAGACAGGAATACAATGAC ACTCACCTCAGACCCAGCTACCTGCAGTCCTTCCTGAGCAGTGTCCGATCCCGTCAAGCTAGAATTATCCAGAGCTCCTTCCAGCCTTCCCCTCACCACAG GTGGAAGGTATCCCCCTGGGAGGTCAGCGCCCACTATTCATCCTCTGACCATATGGTGGCCTTCCCAGCAGGACTCCTCCTACCCCCATTCTTCCACCCCGGCTACCCCAG GGCCGTGAACTTTGGCGCTGCTGGCAGCATCATGGTCCACGAGCTGTTACGCATCTTCTCCCAGCTCT TACTCCCTGGGTGCTGCCAGGCCTGTGACAACCGTGCTGTACTGCAGTGCCTGGAGAATCACTATGCTGCCTTCCCCTTACCTCACGGAATCTCCTTCAATGGCTCCCGCACCTTCCAGGAGAATGTCGCAGACATGGGGAGTCTGGCCATCGCACTGCAG GCATACAAGAACAGGCTCTTATGGCACTATGGCGAGACTACCCTGCCCCGTCTGGACCTCAGCCCCCACCAACTCTTCTTCTTAAGCTATGCCCAG GTGATGTGTAGGGAGCCCAGCACACAGGATTCTCAAGACACTCACAGCCCCCCCTCCCTTCGAGTCCATGGGCCCCTCAGCAACACCCCAGCCTTCGCCAGATATTTCTCCTGTCCACGTGGCACCCTCCTGAACCCCTCCCGCCGCTGCCAGCTCTGGTAA